The genomic window TGCGAGCGAAGGAGTGTCGGAGCCAAGAGCTGGTGCTCGTCGGGGATCACGGCCTCGTCGTGGGCCAGCTGAAGTGCCACGTCCGGACCAATCACGTACTTGGTCATAGGGGCCATCTCCTCGGCGTCATGGGGCATCGTGGGACGACAGGCCCTGTCTCGCGGTACGGGACGGGGTCCGCCGGCCAAGTTTGCGACGGGGACACGAACGGACGGTCGCCCGGCGTGCACACTCGTGGTCTGTTGCCACGACGATGTGGTTGGACGGCTTCACAGCCGGTTGGGGCTTCTCGTCTTGGATGGGCGGCTACCCGGGCGCAAATCCGTGCTGATCGGCAACCGCACGTTTCCGGCGACCTCCAGGCAGGTGCCGGGACGCCGGAGGTCGTGGCGTAGGGCGGCATGTGGAGCCGGCCGAGGTCGTCCTCGCCCACCAGACGCCGGGCACTCCGGCGGCGGGCTTCACCTTCGTCCCTGACCTAAGTACTGGAGTCGCCGCGGCAGGCAGCCGCCGGCGACGGCTACCGAGCCTCTTCGGTGCGAACCGGGACGCTGCACCGCGTCTGAGGAGGGCAGGTACAGATCCGCACGTGGAAGCCCGTGCCGGCGCGTGCAGTTGAGCGGCGTTCAGTGAAGTTCGGCGCACCCGCTGCTCCCAATCCGCTCCCCCATGGTCGGCCAACCCCTCCTCGTAGACGGCTCGGTAGGCGGGCGAAGGTTCAGCTCATGTCCGTCACGGGTGACGAAGTCGAGGACATGGTGGCCCAGCTCCCGACGGAGTTCCGGCAGGTGATCGAACCGGTCAGGACCGCGGGGGCGTCGGGTCGGCGCCGTGGCACCTTTGGTCACCATTTGTCCCACGGCACGGTCCAGTCGCCCACCCCGTCGGTGAGCGCCATCCGTCGAGGAGTGTTGCGCACATCGACCACGTCACCCGGCCGGAACGTCTCGTAGAACCATCGGGCATGGTCCGGTCCGACGTTGATGCAACCGTGCGAGGTGTTCGAGTTGCCGTGCGCACCGATGTTCCAGTCGGCCAGGTGGACGAACTCGCCCGAGTACGAGATCCGCAGACAGAGCTTGATGACCTCGTCGTAGTAGTTGGGATCCTTGGGATCGACAATCCCGTAGCTGGCCGAGGTCATCCGGTGCGAGGGCTCCCGGGTCATCACCACGTGCGGGCCGGAGCGCGTCCAGTAGCTGATGACCTCCCCGTTCGCACCCACGGCGGTGCCGCCCTTGCCCATGCTGATCGGGATGTCCCGCACCATCTTGCCGTCGATGTAGACCTTCATCCGGTGGGTGGTGGCGTCGGCGATGGCGACGCGGGACGGGCCGATGGTGAAGTTCGTGCTGGCGTTGGCGCCGCCGTAGACGCCCTTGCCGAGATCATGGCCGAAGAGGTTGACCTTCACCGAGATCTTCGTGCCCGGGGTCCAGTACTTCGCCGGCCGCCAGTGCGCGTTCTGGCCGTTGATCCAGCGCCACCGTCCCTCGACGGCCGGCGTGGTCTCCACCAGCATCGCCTTCTCGGCCTCGGCGCGGTTCTTGACGGGCTTGCTGAAGTTCACCATGACCGGTTGGCCGACCCCGTACGTGCCGCCGTCCCGGAGGGCGGTCAGCGCGCTGGCCTGGAACGTGACCGAAGCGACCCCGGACGGCTTGACGGTGCGGAAGCTGCTCGTGTGCCCGGTCAGCGCGCCGGCGGAGTCGGCCGCCGACACGGTGACCGTGTAGGTCTTGCCATAGGTCAACTTGCCGGTCGAACGCCACGTCTGCCCGTCGCTGCCGAGTTCGCCGGCGATGGTCTTGCCCCCCGTGGCCACCGAGACGTCCTTGAGCGTGCCGCCCTCCACCGCCACGACGACCTGCTCGAGCGGCGACACCTTGGTCGCATCGGCAGCCGGGGTGACGGTCACTCGCACCTCGCCCGCGGGCGCACTCGCCGCAGCCAGACCGGGCTGCGACCACCTGGCTCCGGACGAGGACCCACGGCTGCAACCTGCAGTCACCAGGCCGGCCGTGACGCCCAGACCGGTGGCGATCAACTTTCGACGACTGATCATCGCGATCCTTTCCGCCCGGAGAGTACTTGCCGACGGCGCGCCAGGGGAGCCCCCACCACATCCTTGTCTTCTCCGCCAGCGGCCCAGACCGGCCGCACCGCAGTTCCCCATTGCCCGTGACGGTTCGCCTTCTGATGATCGGCGACATGATCAATTGGCGTCGGCGCAGGCCGGACCCAGCATCCCACCCGCGCAACGAGACGTGTGTCGAGGTTTTCCCGGCCGAGCCGTCGCCTGCCGGCCGGGAACTATGGTCGGCATCGCGATGTCGCGTCACCGCGACGTCGAGCAACCTCACGCCCTGCGGCACCCGTCGTCGGCAACAGCAACGGCTGGTCCGTGTGGCGCGGCCAGCTCAACGGCTGTGGCAGGCCGGCGAACCGGTGGAGTGGCGGCAGTATTACAAGGCGGTTTGGACGACAGGCGAGACGCGATGGCGGATCGCAGCGCCAAGAGCCAGGCGAGACCTCCCCCTCTCTTCTGGAGGGTCACGCTCCGCGCTCTTCAACCGCATCGATGGTCAGGACACCGTGTACAACGGGAGCTCGGTGAGCGTTTCGGAGGTGGTGTCCACTTTGTTGGCCGCGGCGGCACGCTCTCGACAACCGTGGGACCTTGGGCAATACCGTCGTCGGATGCACGATCTTGTTCCGCGTCCCCGGCGCTGTCGCCGTGATACCGCGATGCACTCACATCGGCGTACGAATCTGTGAGTATTAGTATCGGTCTGATGAAGCTTGCCGAGTGGGCGCGTCGCAGCGGGGTGCACCCGCAGACCGCGTACCGATGGTTCCGCGAGGGGACCATGCCGGTGCCCGCTCGGCGTCTTCCGTCTGGCACGATCATGGTGGATGTGGCCGGTGGTGACACCCAGGGCCGGGTGGTCGTCTACGCCCGGGTGTCGTCGGTCGACCAGGGAGCCGATCTGGATCGGCAGGTAGCCTGTGTGACCGCGTGGGCGACCGGGCAGGACATGTTCGTCTCCTGGGTGGTGACCGAGGTCGGGTCCGTGCTGAACGGCCGATGCGAGAGGTTCCTCGGGCTGCTGCGCGACCCGAAGGTGACCACGATCGTGGTCGAGCACCGGGACCGGTTCGCCCGGTTCGGTGGCGAGTACGTCGAGGCGGCGCTAGCCGCGCAGGGACGTCGGCTGCTGGTGGTCGACCCGGCCGGGGTGGACGACGACCTGGTGCGGGACGTGACGGAGATCCTGACCAGCCTGTGTGCCCGGCTGTACGGCCGCCGCGGCGCAGCGGACCGGGCCAGCCGCGCCGTGGCCGCCGCCACCGCCGGGGACCTTTCGTGAAACGGTACGAGTCGCCCGCCGGGTGGACCGTTCAGGCGTACAGGTTCGCCCTCGACCCCAGCGACGTGCAGGTGGCCGGTCTGCGCCGCAACACCGGCGCGGCACGGTTCGCTTTCAACCACATGCTGCGGCGGGTCAGCGCGGTCAAGGCGCAACGCGCCGCCGAGGCCAGCTACGGGGTGGCCGAGGCGGACCTGACCCCGTGGCAGGGCTGGTCGTTACCGGACCTGCGCCGCACCTGGAACGAAATCAAGACGTGGGTGGCGCCGTGGTGGGCGGAATGCTCCAAAGAGGCGTTCAACACCGGCCTGGCCAACCTGTCGGCGGCGCTGGGCAACTGGCACGCCTCACGTACCGGTGCCCGCAAGGGCCGCCGGATGGGCTGGCCCCGGACCAAGAGGAAGCACGGCCGCAGGTCGGCCCGGTTCACCACCGGCGCGATCCGGGTCGACCCCGGCTACCGGCACGTGGTGTTGCCACGGCTGGGCCGCATCCGCACCCACGAGTCCACCCGTAAGCTGGCCCGGCGGGTGAAGGCTGGCACCGCGACGATCCTGTCCGCAACCGTCACCGAGACCGCCGCCAGGTGGTTCTGCTCGTTCCAGGTCGCGGTCAAACGCGCCGTGGGCCGTGCGGCGCACACGCCGAAAGCCGGTCGGATCGTCGGCGTGGACACCGGCATCAAGCACCTGGCGGTGCTGTCCACCGGCGAGCTGGTGCCCAACCCGGCACCGTTCAAGGCGGCGTTGAAGAAACTCGGCAAGGCCCAACGCCGGGCCGCCCGCCGAATCGGCCCGTACGACCCGGCCACCCGGCGTAAGCGGACCGCGTCCAATCGGTGGCAGCGGGCGCAGGACACCGTGGCCCGGTTGCACACCACCGTCGCCGCTGTCCGCGCCGACTCGTGGCACCAACTCACCACCCGGCTGGCGCAACAGTTCACCACGGTCGTGGTCGAGGACCTGCACGTGGCCGGGATGGTCCGCAACCGTAAGCTGGCCAGGGCTCTGATCGACGCCGCCCCGGCGACCCTACGCCGGCACCTTGGCTACAAGACCGGTTGGTACGGCAGCGTGTTGCACGTCGCCGACCGGTGGTACCCCAGCTCCAAAACCTGTTCAGGCTGTCAAACGGTGAAACCCAAGCTGTCGCTGGCCGAACGCACCTTCAACTGCACCACGTGCGGACTGTCCCTGCACCGGGACGTCAACGCCGCACGTAATCTTGCCGGCCTAGTTCGGCACGTCGACCTGGAGTTGCTGGGCGACGCAAAAACAGGACGTGGAGCCCACGTAAGACCCGTAAGACCTGCACCCGCAGGCGGGGCAGCGGGCCGTGAAGCGTCAAGACCGGTTCACCCGGTCAACGCCGCCCGGCAACGGACGGCTGCCAATCGTGAGTCACATTTACTCACTGAAAGGTAACGGTACGACTTCCACGGCGCGCGGTGACCAATCAGCAGTCGGCGCTGCGCGTGCCGGCGGGAGCGCCGGACAGCCCGGACTTCTCTGCCGACGTGGCGATCGACGGCTGGATCGCCCGCGGTGCGCCGCGCGACAAGCTGGTCCTCGGCATCCCGTACTACGGTCGTCCCGGTCACGCCGGCAGTCCCTGCCGCACCGACCACCGGCGACGCCAGGATCGACGCTGCCTGCCCGCGCATGGCGACATCAATAGTCCTGCCGGCCGGAACCCCACCGGTCGAGCTCGTCGCGAACGGCGGCGGCACCGGCCGGCACCACCCGACTCGCGGTGGTGGAGACGGCGTCCTGCATCTCGTCCGCCAGCCAGGCCGGGCCGCCTCCGGCCGCCCGCAGCTGGCTTAAGCCTGCGCGTCCCAGCACAACGGCGGCGACGAGATAGCCCCCGGTGAGTCCCGCGGTAGCCAGCCGGCGGGGCAAAAAGGTCTCCAGCATGCGCAGCACGGTTGCTGAAGCAGCCCCGACTCCCAGGACGAGACACCCCCCGGCGGTGGCGAGCAGCGCCAGGCCGACTCCCGTCGGACGAGCCACCCTCATCAGCTGGGTGCGTACCTCCCGGACCTCCTCACGCACCACCTCGGCCACGTCCGCAGCCAAGCGCTCGGTCGGGCCAACCGCCCTTCCGGATCCTCCGGACCGTTCCGCCGCCGCGTCACTCATGGCTCCCCCTCGTCCGCCGCTTACCCACGAAGGTCACCGCCATACCTGTCCGCTGGTGTTCCGGGCAGGACCAACGACGAAGCTGACAAGGGCTGATTCGAGGCCATCGGTGCCCGGACGGGTCGGACGGCTGATTCGGCACACGGGGCAACCGCGGGAAGTCTTCCCGCAATCTGCCAGGGTCAGCGACCCGTTCGGTCCGCAGTACTCGTCCGGTCAAGGTGCGTGGCGTGGCTCCCCTTGAGCACGGTCGGCTGCGGTAGTTGTGACACTCGACTGGCCTTGCTGCCGTGCACGTGAATGGCCAGCAGGCACTGCCTTCTTGACAGACCACTGCGGCATGATGTGCGGCCAGGACGGACTACCCGGGCTGCTGGCCCGCCTCGCTTCCCGCGCTCGCGAGGACGAGCCGATGCCGCCGCCTTTGCTTCCGGCACGACGACATCATGCCGGGCGACCGCCCCTGAGCACGACGCGCGCCGGGACTTACGCCGTCCCGGTTAGGTCCGATGGCGCCCAGCGGGATCCATGTCGGCAGAGCGAGCAGCCGGTGCCGGTCCACGCCGCTCAGGACCAGAGGCCCCACGGTCCGCTCCGCCATCTCGCAGCAGTGATCGGCCGCCACCCGCGGGATCTCGGCGTCGTAGTCCACGGCCGATGCACCTTGCCCCTGACTACCGGGACTGCGCCAACAGGGCCGCCCTTTAGCCAGTGCGAGTGCAGTTGTGTGAAACGGGACGCTGCCACCCGACCTCACGTGACTATCAGGAACGGTTCGCCGACGTGACCCCGGCGCTCGTCGAGGACAGGAAGATTGACGAGGTGAACGTGTCCCACGTGGCGCGTTGCAGCGGCACCCCTGACGGGTTCAGCGCCGCAACCGAACGGATCAAGGGGGAAGCCTCGAACCGACGATGTGGTGATGCCGGGTGCAGGCGCGGCGCAGCGACACCCAAGCCGAAAGGGAGTTCAAGCTCCGTTCAGCGTGCGGTGCTCCCGCTCCGCTCCCTTGCGAACCCGGCTCACGGCTCCCCGTCGTCGCCTAGGTGGAGCGCGCGGATCGGACGTTATGGCTGGAGATGTCGGAACTCCACCGCCTCTCCATTCCAACGGCAGCGGGGTGCCATGGGATGACTTGCGTGTGGCCGGGAACCCTGGTTCGGAATGACCAAGTCCTGACAGCGGCTCGGCGGCGGTCTTCCGCTGCGAGCGACGCTCGGCATGGGCGGACCGACGACGTGAGGAGGTTTGGGTGACCGCGACATCACGGCGGCCGACGCCCGCCGACCCGATGCCGGACGCACGGACGCGGCCCGGGGTGTCCAGCGGCGCCTGCCGAGACATGCCGCCGGAGTTGGGGCCGGACGCGATCGGCGTGCTGGAGGGTCGCACCTTCATGTTCTCCGACGCCCGCGGAGACGTGCCGAGGGGCTCCATCGGCGGCCTGGTGCACGACGACACCCGGTTCCTCAACCAGTGGGAACTGACGATCGACGACGCGCCGCTGCTGGTGCTCTCCTCGGGAACCGTTGACGCGTACTCGGCGGCGTTCTTCCTGGCCAACTCCGACCTGCCCCACCTGCCCGCCAACCGGGTGGGCGTGCGACGGCAGCGCTTCGTCGGCGACGGCCTCTACGAACGCGTCGAGCTGCGGTACTTCGGCATCGAGCCCGTGTCGTTCCGCCTGCGTGTGGCGGTCGGGACGGATTTCGCCGACCTGTTCGAGATCAAGGAGTCGGGCCGCGACCGTGCCCCGGACATCATCCGTCAGCACGAACCGGACGGCTCGGCACTCGGGTTCGGGTACCGCAACGGCAGCTATGCGGCGTCGGTACGCGTCGAGGCCGACCCGCCGGCCGACCTGGTGGACGGCGACGCCCTGGTGTGGGATGTGTGTCTCGAGCGGGGGCAGCAGTGGTCCTGCGAGTTGCAGGTTCCGCTGCGCTGCGGCGAGGAAGACTACCGACCGGCGGTCCGCGGGTTCGGCGAGGCGTTCGATCACGGGCCGGAGGACCCGTCGACCCGGTGGGCGGCGGAGAAGCCGCATCTGCACACCGACGTCGATCTGCTCCGCGACGTCTACCACAGGTCGGCGGTCGATCTGGTGTCCATGCGGATCGAGAAGACCATCGCCGGCGAGCCGGTCGTCCTCCTTGCCGCGGGCCTGCCGTGGTTCCTGACCACCTTCGGTCGCGACACGGTGATCACCGCCTACCAGACCGTGACCTGCGGCCCTGATGTCGCCCGCGGCGCCCTGATCGTGCTGGCGACGCATCAGGCGAAAGGGTTCAACGACTTCACCGACGAGGAACCTGGCAAGATATTCCACGAGTACCGCTCGGGTGAGCTGACCCAGCTCGGGCTCAAGCCTTACCACCCGTACTACGGCAGTGCCGACACCACCGCGCTCTGGCTCATCCTGCTCTCGGAGTACTGGCGGTGGACCGGGGACGCCGACCTCGTGCGCCGGTTGCGCGGCAATGCCGAGGCCGCGCTGCGGTGGATCGACCACTACGGCGACCGCGACGGCGACGGATACGTCGAGTACGCCACCCGATCCACGCAGGGCTTGGGCAACCAGTGCTGGCGGGACTCCCCCGACGGCGTGCAGTACGCCGACGGGCGGATACCCGTCCTACCGATCGCCACCTGTGAGGTGCAGGGCTACACCTACGACGCGAAACTGCGCATGGCCGAGCTCGCCGAGGGACTGTGGCAGGACCCGGCCATGGCCCAGCGACTACGCGCCGACGCCGCGCGCCTGTGCGAACAGTTCAATCGGGACTACTGGATCCCCGAGCGGGGCGGCTACTACGCCGTCGGCCTCGACGGCGACAAACGGCCGATCGACTCGATGACCTCCAACATGGGTCATCTGCTCTGGAGTGGGATAGTCCCCGAGGAACGCGCCGGACAGCTCGCGCGACACCTGATGTCTCCCGAGCTGTTCTCCGGGTGGGGGGTGCGCACCCTGTCCACCGCCGATGTTGGCTACAACCCCATCGGCTATCACGTCGGCACGGTCTGGCCGCACGACAACTCGATCATCGCCGCCGGGCTGGCCCGCTACGGTCACCGCGACGAGGCCAACCGGATCGCGATGGCGATGCTGGAAGCGTCCCGGCACTCCGAGCACCGGCTGCCCGAGGCGTTCTCCGGCTACGACCGGTCCTTCGGCCGTCAGCCCGTGCCGTACCCGACCGCCTGCAACCCCCAGGCCTGGGCCAGCGGGGCGCCTCTGCTGTTCCTGCGCACGATGCTCGGCCTCGAACCGCGGGAGGGGGAACTCGTCGCCGACGCTCACGTCCCCGACGAACTCGGACGGATCCGCCTGCACCACGTAGCGGCGCTCGGGCGACGGTGGAACGTCGAAGCCGCGGGTTCCGATTGCACGGTCTCGCCCGCCGACTAGTGGAAATGCACGCTCGGGTGGCTGTCCAGCCAGGATCGGACATCGGGGGTGGTGTGGGTGGACAGGTTGTCCAGCAACACTTGGATCTCTCGGCCGGCATGCGGGGCGACGGCCTTTTTGAGGAAGGCCAGGAACGCGGCTCCGTTGCGGCTGGGCATGCAGTCACCGACGACCTCGCCGGTGTTCATGTTCAAGGCGGCGAATAAGTTGGTCGTGCCGTGCCGCACGTAGTCGTGGGTGCGTTGTTCGCTGGCGTCGAACTCGATCGGTAACAGCGGCTGGGTGTGGTCCGGGGTCTGGATCTGGGTTTGCTCGTCCAGGCTGAGCACGACTGCCCCGCCGGGTGGGTCCAGATACAGTCCGACGAGTCGGCGACCGTGTCGGGGAACCGCGGATCCTTACTGAGTTTTGAAGGTGCCCTGCGGGTGCGGTTTGAGGCCATGCTCGCGCCACAGGTTCGCGACCCAGTGATGCGAGACCGGCGTCCTACTCGTGCGGGTGACGTAGTCGGCCATGCTGCGGCTGGACCAGTGCGACAGCCCGGTCCCTCGGCATGCCACAACACGATCCGCGCCCGCGTCCCGACCGCCGCCGACACCTCCGTGCTGGTCATGAGCGCAGGAAGCTCAGTACGCTGCTCCGCCGTCAACTCCCCCCGACTGCCAACCACACCATCGTCACGTAAAGACAACAGCATCACGTGACATCAGCCGCCGCTGACGTGGCGGAGGACGGCCAGGACCCGGCGGTTGTCGCTATCCGAGGACGGCAAACCGAGTTTCGCGAAGATGTTCGCCACGTGCTTCTCCACGACCCCGGAGGTGATGACAAGAGCCGCCGCGATCCCGGCGTTGGATCGTCCCTCGGCCATCAGCGAAAGCACCTCACGCTCCCGGGGGGTCAGCGACGCCACCCCGGCCGTGTCCTGCCCGGCGCGCATCAGGTGGCCGACCACCTCCGGATCCAGCGCGGTGCCACCGGATGCCACCCGGGTCAGCGCGTCCACGAAATCGGCGACGTCGGCGACGCGGTCCTTGAGCAGGTATCCGACGCCGGTCGGCCGGTCGGCGAGCAGGCGGGTCGCGTAGCGGGTCTCCACGTACTGGGAGAACACCAGCACACCGACGTCGGGATGGTCGCGTCGGATGTCGATCGCGGCGCGCAGTCCCTCGTCGGTGTGCGTCGGTGGCATCCGGACGTCGATGATGGCTACATTCGGTACGCTGGCGGCAATCGCGGACCGCAACGCATCCGCGTCGGCCACCGCCGCGCACACCTCGAAACCGCGGTCGGTGAGCAGCCGGACCAGCCCTTCCCGCATCATCGCGGCATCCTCCGCGATCACCACCCGCATGTCGTCGCCTCCGTTCACACCTGTGTGGGCAGCTCGATCTCGACCCGGGTCGGACCGCCGGTCGGACTGTGTACGCGCATCCGGCCGTCCACGACGGCGATGCGGCGGGCCAGGCCGGACAGGCCGGGACCGTCCGGGTTCGCCCCGCCGATGCCGTCGTCCTTGATGGTCAACATCAGGCGCTCGCCGGATCGGACGACGCCGAGCCCGATACGGGTCGCCCGGCTGTGTTTGGCCGCGTTCGCGAGCAGCTCGGAGGCGCAGAAGTAAGCGATGGTCTCGATCGCGGGCGCCGGGCGGTCGGGCAGCTCGACGTTCACCGCGACCGGGATGGCGCTGCTCGTCGCGAGCGTCGCCAGCGCGTCGCCGAGACCGTTGTCGAGGACCGGCGGGTGGATCCCGCGCACCAGGTCGCGCAGGTCGGCGAGGGCATCCTTCGCTCCGCGGTGGGCGAGCGCGACCAGTTCGCGGGCCTGTGCGAGGTCGGGTGGCAGGCCGTCGACACCGAGCTTCTCGGTCGCCATGCCGAGGTTCATCGCCAGCGTGGCCAGCCGGATCTGCGCGCCGTCGTGCAGGTCCCGTTCCAGCCTGCGCATCATCGCGGCCGCGTCGTCGATCGCGCGTGCCCGGGTGACCTGCAGTTCGCGTACCCGCTCGGCGAGCCGACGCGGACCGAGCAGCCGTCGCATGGCGGCAAGGTCCAGTGTCGTACCGGCCCGCATCAACCACGGTGCGACCAGCAGCATGGCGAGGCCGGCCGCGGCGATGAGGAACGTTCCGGCGAACGTCCGCGTACTGATAGTGCCGAACGGCGTCAGCGCCCACACCGGTCCGAGGCGCGTTCCGGCCGGGTGGTTGCGAAACAGCGGCCACCACACCGGGTAGCTGAGGTTGACCAGGCCGAACACGTAGCAGAATGCGCCGTAGCCCTCGGGGATGGCCAGTGGCACCTTGAGCAGGCCGTACCCGACGGCGCGCCAGCCCGGTCCGTCGGAGACCACGGCGCTGATCCGCTTCGAGAGCCGGGGCGGCGGGGCGTCCACGTGCACGTCGAGCAGCCGGTCGGCGAGTGAGCGATGCACGGCTCCCATCGCGCGCCCGATCGGGGCGGCCAGCACGACCAGGAGCGCGATGGTGAGCGGAAACAGGACCAGGAACACCGGTGCGACGGTAGGTGCGGGCTGGTTGGACATGGCTCCGGTCGCCCAGAGGATGAGGACGCCCAGGGCCGGCACGATCGCCGGTACGCTCAGGATCGCGGCCGCACTGACCACGCCGACGACGCAGAACACCGCCCGGCGCAGGGCCAGTGTGGTGAACGGAGCGCGCAGCGCGGTCATCAGCCCATTGTCGCTGGTCACGCGTCGCGATGGCGGAGCAGCACGCCGCC from Micromonospora kangleipakensis includes these protein-coding regions:
- a CDS encoding L,D-transpeptidase yields the protein MTVTPAADATKVSPLEQVVVAVEGGTLKDVSVATGGKTIAGELGSDGQTWRSTGKLTYGKTYTVTVSAADSAGALTGHTSSFRTVKPSGVASVTFQASALTALRDGGTYGVGQPVMVNFSKPVKNRAEAEKAMLVETTPAVEGRWRWINGQNAHWRPAKYWTPGTKISVKVNLFGHDLGKGVYGGANASTNFTIGPSRVAIADATTHRMKVYIDGKMVRDIPISMGKGGTAVGANGEVISYWTRSGPHVVMTREPSHRMTSASYGIVDPKDPNYYDEVIKLCLRISYSGEFVHLADWNIGAHGNSNTSHGCINVGPDHARWFYETFRPGDVVDVRNTPRRMALTDGVGDWTVPWDKW
- a CDS encoding IS607 family transposase codes for the protein MKLAEWARRSGVHPQTAYRWFREGTMPVPARRLPSGTIMVDVAGGDTQGRVVVYARVSSVDQGADLDRQVACVTAWATGQDMFVSWVVTEVGSVLNGRCERFLGLLRDPKVTTIVVEHRDRFARFGGEYVEAALAAQGRRLLVVDPAGVDDDLVRDVTEILTSLCARLYGRRGAADRASRAVAAATAGDLS
- the tnpB gene encoding IS607 family element RNA-guided endonuclease TnpB, with product MKRYESPAGWTVQAYRFALDPSDVQVAGLRRNTGAARFAFNHMLRRVSAVKAQRAAEASYGVAEADLTPWQGWSLPDLRRTWNEIKTWVAPWWAECSKEAFNTGLANLSAALGNWHASRTGARKGRRMGWPRTKRKHGRRSARFTTGAIRVDPGYRHVVLPRLGRIRTHESTRKLARRVKAGTATILSATVTETAARWFCSFQVAVKRAVGRAAHTPKAGRIVGVDTGIKHLAVLSTGELVPNPAPFKAALKKLGKAQRRAARRIGPYDPATRRKRTASNRWQRAQDTVARLHTTVAAVRADSWHQLTTRLAQQFTTVVVEDLHVAGMVRNRKLARALIDAAPATLRRHLGYKTGWYGSVLHVADRWYPSSKTCSGCQTVKPKLSLAERTFNCTTCGLSLHRDVNAARNLAGLVRHVDLELLGDAKTGRGAHVRPVRPAPAGGAAGREASRPVHPVNAARQRTAANRESHLLTER
- a CDS encoding phage holin family protein; translated protein: MSDAAAERSGGSGRAVGPTERLAADVAEVVREEVREVRTQLMRVARPTGVGLALLATAGGCLVLGVGAASATVLRMLETFLPRRLATAGLTGGYLVAAVVLGRAGLSQLRAAGGGPAWLADEMQDAVSTTASRVVPAGAAAVRDELDRWGSGRQDY
- a CDS encoding glycogen debranching N-terminal domain-containing protein; this encodes MTATSRRPTPADPMPDARTRPGVSSGACRDMPPELGPDAIGVLEGRTFMFSDARGDVPRGSIGGLVHDDTRFLNQWELTIDDAPLLVLSSGTVDAYSAAFFLANSDLPHLPANRVGVRRQRFVGDGLYERVELRYFGIEPVSFRLRVAVGTDFADLFEIKESGRDRAPDIIRQHEPDGSALGFGYRNGSYAASVRVEADPPADLVDGDALVWDVCLERGQQWSCELQVPLRCGEEDYRPAVRGFGEAFDHGPEDPSTRWAAEKPHLHTDVDLLRDVYHRSAVDLVSMRIEKTIAGEPVVLLAAGLPWFLTTFGRDTVITAYQTVTCGPDVARGALIVLATHQAKGFNDFTDEEPGKIFHEYRSGELTQLGLKPYHPYYGSADTTALWLILLSEYWRWTGDADLVRRLRGNAEAALRWIDHYGDRDGDGYVEYATRSTQGLGNQCWRDSPDGVQYADGRIPVLPIATCEVQGYTYDAKLRMAELAEGLWQDPAMAQRLRADAARLCEQFNRDYWIPERGGYYAVGLDGDKRPIDSMTSNMGHLLWSGIVPEERAGQLARHLMSPELFSGWGVRTLSTADVGYNPIGYHVGTVWPHDNSIIAAGLARYGHRDEANRIAMAMLEASRHSEHRLPEAFSGYDRSFGRQPVPYPTACNPQAWASGAPLLFLRTMLGLEPREGELVADAHVPDELGRIRLHHVAALGRRWNVEAAGSDCTVSPAD
- a CDS encoding transposase; the encoded protein is MLSLDEQTQIQTPDHTQPLLPIEFDASEQRTHDYVRHGTTNLFAALNMNTGEVVGDCMPSRNGAAFLAFLKKAVAPHAGREIQVLLDNLSTHTTPDVRSWLDSHPSVHFH
- a CDS encoding response regulator transcription factor, with protein sequence MRVVIAEDAAMMREGLVRLLTDRGFEVCAAVADADALRSAIAASVPNVAIIDVRMPPTHTDEGLRAAIDIRRDHPDVGVLVFSQYVETRYATRLLADRPTGVGYLLKDRVADVADFVDALTRVASGGTALDPEVVGHLMRAGQDTAGVASLTPREREVLSLMAEGRSNAGIAAALVITSGVVEKHVANIFAKLGLPSSDSDNRRVLAVLRHVSGG
- a CDS encoding sensor histidine kinase — translated: MTSDNGLMTALRAPFTTLALRRAVFCVVGVVSAAAILSVPAIVPALGVLILWATGAMSNQPAPTVAPVFLVLFPLTIALLVVLAAPIGRAMGAVHRSLADRLLDVHVDAPPPRLSKRISAVVSDGPGWRAVGYGLLKVPLAIPEGYGAFCYVFGLVNLSYPVWWPLFRNHPAGTRLGPVWALTPFGTISTRTFAGTFLIAAAGLAMLLVAPWLMRAGTTLDLAAMRRLLGPRRLAERVRELQVTRARAIDDAAAMMRRLERDLHDGAQIRLATLAMNLGMATEKLGVDGLPPDLAQARELVALAHRGAKDALADLRDLVRGIHPPVLDNGLGDALATLATSSAIPVAVNVELPDRPAPAIETIAYFCASELLANAAKHSRATRIGLGVVRSGERLMLTIKDDGIGGANPDGPGLSGLARRIAVVDGRMRVHSPTGGPTRVEIELPTQV